The DNA segment CGCGCTTGCGCTTTCACCAGCCCACGCTGTCGATCGACCGATGAAAAAATACGCCATCCTGATGTGTTGCATGGGCAACATCTGCCGTTCACCGACTGCGGAAGGCGTGCTGCGCGCCAAGCTTGCTGCAGCCGGGCTGGAGCCGCTGGTCGAACTGGACTCGGCCGGCACCCATGAGTACCACTTGGGCCGCGCGCCCGACCCGCGCACCCAGCGCGCCGCGCTGCGCCGCGGCTACGACCTGTCGGCGCTGCGCGCCCGCAAGGTCGGCCTGCCTGACTTTGACCGTTTCGACCTGATTTTGGCGATGGACCGCGAGAATCTCGCCGGCCTGACTCGGCTGCATCCCGATGCCGGCGACAAGGTGCGCCTGCTGATGAGCTTCGCCACTCTTCACGACGCCGACGAAGTGCCTGATCCGTACTACGGCGAGGGCGACGGTTTCGAGCGCGTGCTCGACTATGTCGAGGACGCCTGCGACGGACTGATCGCGATGCTTCGCCAGCACCTGCAAGACCCGGCCGGCTGAGCCGGCACCCGCGCGCATCCTCCCGCGGCCGGCGCTTCGCTCACGCAATTTGCGGCGGGTGGATCGCGCCGAGCCAAGCGCCGTCGTGCGGCGCCGCATCCTGAAACACCCGCTTTCGCTGGTCGTGCCGCCCCGCGCCGCAAGCCCGGAGAGGGTTGCCGGCGAGTGCAGCGCTTGATGCGCTGCGGCAGCGGTAGTTGACTGAATTAGTCGGGTACCTTTATACTTGACGGAAACGATCAAGTATTCGCTTTACCCCCAGAGCCCTGCACCATGAGACTGACCACCAAAGGCCGCTTCGCGGTCACTGCGATGATCGACCTGGCGATGCGCCAGGACCAGGGACCGGTGACGCTCGCCGGCATCAGCCAGCGGCAAAAGATCTCCCTGTCGTACCTGGAACAGCTGTTCGGCAAGCTGCGCCGGCATGAGATCGTCGAAAGCGTACGCGGTCCGGGCGGTGGCTACAGCCTGGCACGCAAGGCCGAAGACGTCACGGTGGCGGACATCATCATCGCCGTCGACGAGCCGCTGGACGCTACCCAGTGCGGCGGAAAGGGTAATTGTAACGGAGATGACGGCTCCGGGCGTTGCATGACCCACGAGTTGTGGGCAACGCTGAACCAGAAGATGGTCGAGTACCTCGACTCCGTCTCCCTCAAGAACCTGGTTGACCAGCAGCGCGCCCGCCAGCCGGCGGTGCTGCACGACATGCGCGAGGAAGCCGCGCAGCCGGCAACCGCCGCCGCGCGCGGCAAGGCCGACAAGCAGGAAAAGCCGGTCCGGGCGAGGGTGGTGAATTCAGTTTTCAGCCTGGCGCAGTCCTGACCCCCAAAGGCGCGACACAGGCAACGGTAGAAATCAGCGATCAGCGGTCCCTAAAAAGGCAGTCATAACGATGAGCACCCCACATTTCCCCATCTACATGGATTACTCGGCCACCACGCCGGTAGACCCGCGCGTGGCGGACAAGATGATTCCGTACCTGCGCGAGCAGTTCGGCAACCCCGCCTCGCGCAGCCATGCGTACGGCTGGGAGGCGGAGCGCGCGGTGGAAGAGGCGCGTGAGCAGGTGGCAGCACTGGTCGGCGCGGACCCGCGCGAGATCGTGTGGACGTCGGGTGCGACCGAATCGAACAACCTGGCCATCAAGGGTGCCGCGAACTTCTATTCGGGCAAGGGCAAGCATCTCATCACCGTGAAGACCGAGCACAAGGCCGTGCTCGACACCACGCGCGAACTGGAACGCCAGGGCTTCGAGGTGACCTACCTGGACGTGAAGGAAAACGGCCTGGTCGATATCGACGTATTCAAGCAGGCGCTGCGCCCGGACACGATCCTGGTGTCGGTGATGCTGGTCAACAACGAGATCGGCGTGATCCAGGACGTCGAGCAGATCGGCGAGATCTGCCGCGAAAAGGGCATCATCTTCCATTGCGACGCCGCGCAGGCGACCGGCAAGGTGGTGATCGACCTGAACAAGCTGAAGTGCGACCTGATGTCGTTCTCGGCCCACAAGACTTATGGCCCGAAGGGCGTCGGCGCGTTGTATGTGCGCCGCAAGCCGCGCGTGCGCATCGAGGCGCAGATGCACGGCGGCGGCCATGAGCGCGGCATGCGCTCGGGCACGCTGGCCACGCACCAGATCGTCGGCATGGGCGAAGCCTTCCGCATCGCCCGCGAAGAAATGGCGACGGAGAACGAACGCATTCGCATGCTGCGCGACCGCCTGTGGAACGGCCTGTCGGACATGGAAGAGGTCTACCTGAACGGTGACCTGGACCACCGCGTGCCGCACAACCTGAATGTCAGCTTCAACTTCGTCGAAGGCGAGTCGCTGATCATGGCGATCAAGGACGTGGCGGTGTCGTCGGGTTCGGCCTGCACCTCGGCTTCGCTGGAGCCGTCGTACGTGCTGCGCGCGCTGGGCCGCAATGACGAGCTGGCGCACAGCTCGATCCGCTTCACGGTCGGCCGCTTCACCACCGAGCAGGAGATCGACTACACCGTCCAGCTGCTCAAGTCCAAGATCGGCAAGCTGCGCGACCTGTCGCCGCTGTGGGAAATGTTCAAGGACGGCGTCGACCTGAATTCGATCCAGTGGGCCGCGCACTGAGCGCATTAAGTACCCGCAGGATCCAGCCAAAACAAAAGCAAGACCCCCGTAAAAGATACGCAAGAGGTAAGCAAAATGTCATACAGCACGAAGGTTCTCGACCACTATGAAAACCCCCGCAACGTCGGTTCGTTCGACAAGAACGACGATGCGGTCGGCACCGGCATGGTCGGCGCCCCGGCTTGCGGCGACGTGATGAAGCTGCAGATCAAGGTCAACGAAGCTGGCGTGATCGAAGACGCCAAGTTCAAGACCTATGGCTGCGGCTCGGCCATCGCCTCGTCGTCGCTGGTGACCGAGTGGGTCAAGGGCAAGACCGTGGACCAGGCGCTGGAGATCAAGAACACCCAGATCGCTGAAGAACTGGCCCTGCCGCCGGTGAAGATCCACTGCTCGATCCTGGCTGAAGACGCGATCAAGGCTGCTGTCGAAGACTACAAGAAGAAGCACGGCGCCGAGCAGAAGGCTGCCTGATCCTGTCGATCGACAAGAAGCACGAAGGAAGACGCAACGATGATCACGATGACCGAGAAGGCGGCCAAGCACGTCGCCCGCTATCTGGAACGCCGCGGCAAGGGCGTGGGCCTGCGCCTGGGCGTGAAGACCACCGGCTGCTCGGGCCTGGCCTACAAGCTGGAATATGTGGACGAGCTGCTGCCGGAAGACGCGGTGTTCGAGTCGCACGGCATCAAGGTCATCGTTGACGCCAAGAGCCTGCCGTACATCGACGGCACCGAACTCGACTATGCGCGCGAAGGGTTGAACGAAGGGTTCCGCTTCAACAACCCCAACGTCAAGGACGAGTGCGGCTGCGGCGAGTCGTTCACGGTCTGAGCAGCATCGCACCAAAGCCACGAAGGACGTCGGTGGAGCGCAGCATCACCGGATTCCACCGGGACGCGGAAGGCTACTGGGTGGCTGAACTCGATTGCGGCCATGGCCAGCACGTGCGGCACGATCCGCCGTGGCAGTTGCGGCCGTGGACACAGAGCGAGCAGGGCCGCGCCGGCATGGTTGGCGCGCGGGTGAATTGCCTGAAGTGCGACCGCAACGAACCGCCGGCGGAGTGGGCCCTGGCGCGGGCCAGCCAGCCTGCCGGCCGGTGACGGCGGCAAATGGACGAAGGGGCGGCGCGGCCGCTCTTTTTTCTTGGGGAAGCAGTTGAAAGACGATTTTTTTGCGCTGTTCGGTCTGCCGGCGCAGTTCGGCGTAGACGAGGCCGCGCTGGATGCGGCCTATCTCACCGTGCAGTCGCAGGCGCACCCGGACCGCTTCGCCAACGCCGGCGATGCCGAGCGCCGCGTGGCCATGCAGTGGGCCGCGCATGCCAATGAAGCCTACCGCACGCTGCGCCAGCCGTTGCGGCGCGCGACCTACCTGCTGAAGCTGCGCGGCGTCGACGTGCAGGCGGAGAACAACACCGCCATGTCGCCCGCCTTCCTGATGCAGCAGATGGAGTGGCGCGAAGCGCTGCAGGAAGCGGTGGAAGCGCGCGACGTGGACCGCCTCGATGCGCTGCTGCGCGAGCTGCGCCAGGAAAAGCGCGAGCGCCATGCCGCGCTGGGCGCGCTGCTGGATGGCGGCGACAACGAGGCAGCCGGTGGCGCGGTCCGGCAACTGATGTTTATCGAGAAGATCGAGCACGATACCAGCGAGGCCATCGACCGGCTGGAAGACTGACCGGCAAGATTGCCGGGGCCGTGACACAATGGCGCCCGGTGTGAAAACCGCCCCCATGCGGCCCGCATGCGGTTTCCCCTGCCGCACAAGACAGCGAAGAATTACCATGGCACTGCTCCAGATTTCCGAACCCGGCATGTCGCCGGCGCCCCACCAACGCCGCCTGGCCGTCGGCATCGACCTCGGCACCACCAACTCGCTGGTGGCCGCGGTGCGCAGCAGCATCCCTGAGGTGCTGGGCGACGAGCGCGGCCGCGCGCTGCTGCCGTCGGTCGTGCGCTACCTGCCGGACCGCACCGCGCATATTGGCTACCGGGCCCAGGAAGAGGCGGTGCGCGATCCCAAGAACACCATCGTCTCGGTCAAGCGCTTCATGGGCCGTGGCCTGCGCGACGTGGCCAATATCGAGCACAGCCCGTACGACTTCGTCGACGCGCCCGGCATGGTGCAGATCAAGACCGCCGCGGGGGTGAAGAGCCCGGTTGAAATCTCGGCCGAGATCCTGGCCACGCTGCGCCAGCGCGCCGAAGACACGCTGGGTGACGACCTCGTCGGCGCGGTCATCACCGTACCGGCATATTTCGATGAGGCGCAGCGCCAGGCGACCAAGGACGCCGCGCGCCTGGCCGGCCTGGAAGTGCTGCGCCTGCTGAACGAGCCGACCGCCGCAGCCATTGCCTATGGCCTCGACAACGCCGCCGAAGGCGTCTACGCGGTCTATGACCTGGGCGGCGGCACTTTCGATATCTCGGTGCTCAAGCTCACGCGCGGCGTGTTCGAGGTGTTGGCCACCGGCGGCGATTCCGCGCTGGGCGGTGATGACTTCGACCAGCGCCTGCTGTGCTGGATTGTCGAGCAGGCCAGCCTGCAGCCGCTGTCGGCGCAGGACATGCGCCTGCTGATGGTGCGCGCGCGCGCCGCCAAGGAAGCGCTGTCGGAAGCGGACAGCACCGTGATCGATGCCGTGCTTGACTCCGGCGAGATCGTCCACCTGACGCTGACCGACGAGACTTTCGAGAAGATCACCGCCCATCTGGTGCAGAAGACGCTGGCGCCGGTGCGCAAGGCGCTGCGCGACGCCGGTGTGGCGCCCGACGACGTCAAGGGCGTGGTGCTGGTCGGCGGCGCCACGCGCATGCCCTCGATCCGCAAGGCCGTCGGTGATCACTTCGGCCAGACCCCGCTGACCAACCTTGACCCCGACCGCGTGGTGGCGCTGGGCGCCGCAATGCAGGCCAACCTGCTGGCTGGCAACCACGCTCCCGGTGAAGACTGGCTGCTGCTCGACGTGATCCCGCTGTCGCTGGGCGTAGAGACCATGGGTGGCCTGGTCGAGAAGATCATCCCGCGCAACAGCACCATCCCGGTGGCGCGTGCGCAGGAATTCACCACTTTCAAGGACGGCCAGACCGCGATGGCGATCCACGTGCTGCAGGGCGAGCGCGAGCTGGCGAGCGACTGCCGCTCGCTGGCGCGCTTCGAGCTGCGCGGCATCCCGCCGATGGTGGCCGGCGCGGCGCGCATCCGCGTGACCTACCAGGTCGATGCCGACGGCCTGCTGTCGGTGACGGCCCGCGAGACGCACTCCGGCGTGGAAGCTTCGGTGACGGTCAAGCCGTCATACGGGCTGGCCGACGACGATATCGCGCGCATGCTGCAGGACAGCTTCCGCGAAGCCGAGCACGACATGAAGAGCCGCGCGCTGGCTGAAGAGCGCGTCGAGGCCGACCGGTTGGGCGAGGCCACGCGGCGCGCGCTGGAGACCGACGGCGACCTGCTGTCGGCCGAAGAGCGCGCCGACGTCGAAGCGCTGATCGCCAGCGTGCGCGAGATTGCCAGGGGCGAAGACCACCTGGCGATCCGTGCCGCGGTGGAAAAACTGTCGCACGGCACCGATGAATTCGCCGCCCGCCGCATGGACCGCTCGATCAAGAGTGCGCTGGCCGGGCGCAAGGTGCAGGAACTGGGCTGATCACCGCGCCTGCACCGCATTACAGAACCCCAGGAAACGACATGCCACAGATCATTGTTTTGCCCCACGTCGAATACTGTCCCGAAGGGAAGGTGATCGAGGCCGAGAAGGGCGTCAGCGTCCTCGACTCCCTCCTTTCCCACGGTATCGATCTCGAACACGCGTGCGAGAAGTCGTGCGCCTGCACCACTTGCCACGTGATCGTGCGCGAAGGCTTTGACTCGCTCAACGAGGCTGAAGAGAAGGAAGAAGACCTGCTCGACAAGGCCTGGGGCCTGGAGCCGAATTCGCGCCTCTCGTGCCAGGCCATCGTCGACGAGGACGACCTGACCGTCGAGATCCCCAAGTACACC comes from the Cupriavidus sp. P-10 genome and includes:
- the hscA gene encoding Fe-S protein assembly chaperone HscA, which codes for MALLQISEPGMSPAPHQRRLAVGIDLGTTNSLVAAVRSSIPEVLGDERGRALLPSVVRYLPDRTAHIGYRAQEEAVRDPKNTIVSVKRFMGRGLRDVANIEHSPYDFVDAPGMVQIKTAAGVKSPVEISAEILATLRQRAEDTLGDDLVGAVITVPAYFDEAQRQATKDAARLAGLEVLRLLNEPTAAAIAYGLDNAAEGVYAVYDLGGGTFDISVLKLTRGVFEVLATGGDSALGGDDFDQRLLCWIVEQASLQPLSAQDMRLLMVRARAAKEALSEADSTVIDAVLDSGEIVHLTLTDETFEKITAHLVQKTLAPVRKALRDAGVAPDDVKGVVLVGGATRMPSIRKAVGDHFGQTPLTNLDPDRVVALGAAMQANLLAGNHAPGEDWLLLDVIPLSLGVETMGGLVEKIIPRNSTIPVARAQEFTTFKDGQTAMAIHVLQGERELASDCRSLARFELRGIPPMVAGAARIRVTYQVDADGLLSVTARETHSGVEASVTVKPSYGLADDDIARMLQDSFREAEHDMKSRALAEERVEADRLGEATRRALETDGDLLSAEERADVEALIASVREIARGEDHLAIRAAVEKLSHGTDEFAARRMDRSIKSALAGRKVQELG
- the iscU gene encoding Fe-S cluster assembly scaffold IscU translates to MSYSTKVLDHYENPRNVGSFDKNDDAVGTGMVGAPACGDVMKLQIKVNEAGVIEDAKFKTYGCGSAIASSSLVTEWVKGKTVDQALEIKNTQIAEELALPPVKIHCSILAEDAIKAAVEDYKKKHGAEQKAA
- the hscB gene encoding Fe-S protein assembly co-chaperone HscB: MKDDFFALFGLPAQFGVDEAALDAAYLTVQSQAHPDRFANAGDAERRVAMQWAAHANEAYRTLRQPLRRATYLLKLRGVDVQAENNTAMSPAFLMQQMEWREALQEAVEARDVDRLDALLRELRQEKRERHAALGALLDGGDNEAAGGAVRQLMFIEKIEHDTSEAIDRLED
- a CDS encoding low molecular weight protein-tyrosine-phosphatase, whose translation is MKKYAILMCCMGNICRSPTAEGVLRAKLAAAGLEPLVELDSAGTHEYHLGRAPDPRTQRAALRRGYDLSALRARKVGLPDFDRFDLILAMDRENLAGLTRLHPDAGDKVRLLMSFATLHDADEVPDPYYGEGDGFERVLDYVEDACDGLIAMLRQHLQDPAG
- the iscR gene encoding Fe-S cluster assembly transcriptional regulator IscR, with translation MRLTTKGRFAVTAMIDLAMRQDQGPVTLAGISQRQKISLSYLEQLFGKLRRHEIVESVRGPGGGYSLARKAEDVTVADIIIAVDEPLDATQCGGKGNCNGDDGSGRCMTHELWATLNQKMVEYLDSVSLKNLVDQQRARQPAVLHDMREEAAQPATAAARGKADKQEKPVRARVVNSVFSLAQS
- the iscA gene encoding iron-sulfur cluster assembly protein IscA, which gives rise to MITMTEKAAKHVARYLERRGKGVGLRLGVKTTGCSGLAYKLEYVDELLPEDAVFESHGIKVIVDAKSLPYIDGTELDYAREGLNEGFRFNNPNVKDECGCGESFTV
- a CDS encoding DUF3565 domain-containing protein, encoding MERSITGFHRDAEGYWVAELDCGHGQHVRHDPPWQLRPWTQSEQGRAGMVGARVNCLKCDRNEPPAEWALARASQPAGR
- the fdx gene encoding ISC system 2Fe-2S type ferredoxin, encoding MPQIIVLPHVEYCPEGKVIEAEKGVSVLDSLLSHGIDLEHACEKSCACTTCHVIVREGFDSLNEAEEKEEDLLDKAWGLEPNSRLSCQAIVDEDDLTVEIPKYTINHAKEGH
- a CDS encoding IscS subfamily cysteine desulfurase, with the protein product MTMSTPHFPIYMDYSATTPVDPRVADKMIPYLREQFGNPASRSHAYGWEAERAVEEAREQVAALVGADPREIVWTSGATESNNLAIKGAANFYSGKGKHLITVKTEHKAVLDTTRELERQGFEVTYLDVKENGLVDIDVFKQALRPDTILVSVMLVNNEIGVIQDVEQIGEICREKGIIFHCDAAQATGKVVIDLNKLKCDLMSFSAHKTYGPKGVGALYVRRKPRVRIEAQMHGGGHERGMRSGTLATHQIVGMGEAFRIAREEMATENERIRMLRDRLWNGLSDMEEVYLNGDLDHRVPHNLNVSFNFVEGESLIMAIKDVAVSSGSACTSASLEPSYVLRALGRNDELAHSSIRFTVGRFTTEQEIDYTVQLLKSKIGKLRDLSPLWEMFKDGVDLNSIQWAAH